The following are from one region of the Nicotiana tabacum cultivar K326 chromosome 3, ASM71507v2, whole genome shotgun sequence genome:
- the LOC107788277 gene encoding uncharacterized protein LOC107788277 encodes MRYFKLLGQSKAQDSDNTLLTANNIPAEFLCHAIFAGDKFHDVEAAYGRVEGVVKTATGYCGGNIRKPPYREVSEGRTGHTEAVKITYDKRVVSYTSLCDFFWEIHDPTNKHFLNFGLSTHLRSAIFCSTEEERKQAQESKIRRQMKLNRRILTKITPFSKEINCEFFLAENQHQKYYLQKYYKLCQSLNLRSTQQFVDSYIACKFNGVLALDGELILDKLPQLSTTCLLPKQCRSTCDEIIQDLKRSLISHTS; translated from the exons ATGCGCTACTTCAAGTTACTCGGACAGAGCAAAGCTCAAGATTCAGATAACACTCTGTTAACTGCTAACAATATTCCGGCAGAATTCCTCTGTCATGCAATATTTGCTGGAG ATAAGTTCCATGATGTAGAAGCTGCATATGGTCGAGTAGAAGGAGTTGTAAAAACCGCAACCGGTTACTGTGGAGGAAATATAAGGAAACCTCCCTATAGAGAGGTGTCTGAAGGAAGAACAGGTCATACTGAAGCAGTGAAGATCACATATGACAAGAGAGTCGTTTCTTACACATCTCTTTGTGATTTTTTCTGGGAAATTCATGATCCAACCAATAAACATTTCCTT AATTTCGGGTTAAGTACGCACCTGAGATCAGCAATATTCTGTTCAACAGAAGAAGAGAGGAAACAAGCACAGGAGTCAAAGATAAGGCGGCAAATGAAACTTAATAGGAGGATTCTTACAAAGATAACTCCATTTTCTAAAGAAATTAATTGTGAATTCTTTCTAGCGGAGAACCAACATCAGAAGTATTATTTGCAGAAGTATTACAAGCTCTGTCAGAGTTTGAACCTACGGAGCACTCAACAATTTGTGGACTCCTACATTGCTTGCAAATTCAACGG AGTATTGGCTTTGGATGGGGAACTCATCTTGGACAAGTTACCACAATTATCGACGACTTGTCTGTTACCCAAGCAATGCCGATCAACTTGTGATgaaattatacaagatttaaagAGAAGTTTAATCAGCCATACTTCTTAA